The genomic region GGGCATGCTGAAGAGGACGCCCCGCAGTGGCCTGCAGTTTTTGGGTTCGGGCAATGAGTCGGTTGCCGAGCATATCTGCCGCACGGTGTACATTGGTTTTGTCCTGGCCCAATTGACGGATGATGTTGATGAAGGCCGGCTGCTGAAGATGTGTCTTTTCCATGATCTGGTGGAGTCGCGTACCGGCGACCTCAATTATGTCAATAAAAAGTATGTTCAGTCCAATGAAGAAAGGGCCATGAAAGATATCTCCCGGCCGCTTTTTTTCGGTCAGGAGATGGCCGTCCTTTTTGCCGAGTTCAATGAGGGGAAGTCACAGGAATCCCGGCTGGCCAACGATGCCGATCAGCTTGAGTTATTGTTGCTGCTGCGCGAATGTCAGGATTTGGGCAATAAATATTCGGCTGACTGGATTCCGCTTGTTATCAAACGGCTGCAAACGGAAGCCGGCATCAAGCTGGCGCATGTGATTTTA from Candidatus Anaeroferrophillus wilburensis harbors:
- a CDS encoding HD domain-containing protein, which encodes MDKIAKFLFEVGMLKRTPRSGLQFLGSGNESVAEHICRTVYIGFVLAQLTDDVDEGRLLKMCLFHDLVESRTGDLNYVNKKYVQSNEERAMKDISRPLFFGQEMAVLFAEFNEGKSQESRLANDADQLELLLLLRECQDLGNKYSADWIPLVIKRLQTEAGIKLAHVILKTDWSAWWFEDEDEAWWINGK